TACTCCAATCTAATGCAGTTTGAGTTGGATtgagtttttcatttttcagttTACTTTTTTCTTTGACGAGGTTTAAATAAATGTTAAAATacatgaaaaatataataaacaataaTTCAAAGTATCATTATCATATGTTTATTGCATAAGTCAAACATAACTAGACTGAGTATTCAAATTCGTGCGATTAAAAAGAAGataacaattttatattttttttatattttcaactTATATTAATGAAAAGTTAATAATCTAACGAACTACATTGAAACATATTTCTAGCCAAATgtgtataaaaaattatatctttACTCTAGTATAATTTTCATAATTAAGCATAACTTGTATACTAACTTTATAATAGAATAGCAAATATAAGTATAAGTGGTAAATTTatgaataaaattttatatGTATATAAGTTTGATTTGAATTGGATTGTATACTTTTCATATTCATAATCAAATCCGAAATTTTATCTAATCCAATTTAATTAAAACATCATTTTTATATtgttggtttttaatttttttcatttgtttttatTGGATTGGATCTGTTAATGAACACTCAAGTGTAAAGGCCTAGTGGATTTGGGTCAACCTTTAGGCCCtaatttaaacaaaaataaCCTGCCATTAAATAGCCTAGCCCACTCTTAATGAAATCCAATTTATGAATAAGACCATATTCTGATCTTCCAGTACTTCTATTCTGAATGAAATAGATTGACCAATATAACATGTACAGCTCATAAAAGTCACTGGCAAAACTATATATAAAACCTACATTTGCCATCTGAAAAGAATGTCATAGCAAGAAAAGGACTTAGCATCTCATATAGCTTAGTAATATTCACATTCATTTGCGCATAAAGTCATAAACAACAAAGCCTACAATGGAGTTTGGTGCTCTTGAATACTGTTTTTCCTGTGCCTAGCAGTCCAGAAGTAGAAAATAAATAAGACATAGAATGGCTCTTATGAGCACAACTTCAAGAGGCATATTGTACCATGGGCCTTCTACAGTTGATTCTCCAATTGTCTATTTGTGTGTGTACACTATGTTTGTGTGAGAGTGGTGTGTTATGTATGCATCTATCCATCaacatatatgtatatataaaagTTTTGCTAGTaatattttctttattatttgATGAAATTTCATGTTGGCCTCACTAACATTGCCCACTCTATTAGTGGGCCAGCCTGAGATTCCACTCAACAGAAGAGAAAATGCCAAAGATTGTGTCGCTAGCACAGACATGTTTCGTGTACTGTTAGAGGATCCAATTCTTGTTAGTATGCTTTATTTGCTTGCTGTGAAGTTTGACTAAGTTGCCTTGTCAATGTCAGGAATTGTTACCCCATTGTTTGTCGATTTTTTGTTGGCTTACTTGTTTGCTTTTGATTCTTGTGGCTATTTATTCTTCTCTAATGAAGATGCTTTCGGTTCCTTTAACTGCACTTAGTTTCCAATTTCCTAACATGTAATGGTCGGCTATCATATTATGCTACCTGAGACTTATTCTTTCTGAAACATCTTTCTCAGAGAGATACAACTGGTCTGAGTTCTGAAAATAATGAGTTGAAGCTTCGGTTACAAGCCATGGAGCAACAAGCTAAGTTATGTGATGGTACGTCTCAGCCATACAAAGAAAATCTGCTGATAAATGTCCTTGTTTCCACTTGTTTCTTGCTATACATGTTTAACTTTGACATCTGTGACACTGGTCCTAAGAATTTTTGCTGTTTCATCAGTTTGAgagaaattattatttttctgagAAGTTCTTCGTTATTGTTTTCAACTTATGATGCTTTCTTAAATATCATTTAGAATTTGTTAGATTTCATCGATCCAGAAAAAAGTATTTACAAAGTAGCATGTCTTTTATGTTGAAGTTTCAGCAATATATTGTTATTTACAACTCATTTGCATGACTTCAACCCTCCTGTCTTAGAATAATAATTAAATGTGCAGCCCTAAATGAAGCACTGAAGAAAGAAGTTGATAGGCTCAAGATGGCTACTGGAGAAGTAGTAACTCATGCTGACTCCTTTACTTTGGGAATGCATCATCTTTCATATTCACAAGCTCCGTTTTCCTTACATCAACCACAACATGGGCGGAGCGAACTTCAGGCTATGCAAATGTCACATTTGCATTCACTCTCATCTGATGTATCTACTCCCCATCATCAGCCTATGTTTGACCTATCCACTCCATATGATATGTCGGAAATGTTGTCAAGTGATTCTATCGGCCAGTTTCAGGGGCTGGACATAGGTCACAGGGTTTCTCATGTTCTGATGCCTGATGGTCGCTCCGTTTCTGTTAATAAAATTGACAATCCCTTTTGATGCAAATTTGATTGACCAACATGTCACCACCCTGTTTAACGAATTGTTCATAGACTGACATGAGTGAGACCTGAAggtattgattttttttgtttttctattcaattttttatttgatttaactTTATGATTGGATTagcttattttgaaaaaaagtttAATACTTCATTTTACAGTTTTGGAAGAAGTAATTAGTTAACtaaaaataagttgaaaatgcTATAAATCTGATAAATTTGTGGTTTgttttggagttttttttttctttaatcatTTTGTATGACTTATGAAGATCAAAATTTGTGAGAGGCTTTTTCAAGGTATATGATCCATTCTGGTCCAGTGGTCCTCTTTgcatattatttttttacttgGTGAGAATGTAGTTAACTGCACATTATATTCAGTAACATTTGTCAGTCTCTTGAGTAAACCATTTTGAACTTAAGCAAAGACTAGCAGGTGCTTGTGTCTGTTCTCATTTCCTTCCTCATTGCACAAAAAACCATGTGCCATTAATTTCAGTTGGAGCAGTTGATACATATGGGTGGACATGGTATGCCATGGATGGACCATCATGTTTTTGTTTGTGAGTATGAGAGGTAGACATGTTTTGTTGTTTAACTCTCCTGTCAGTTTTTAAATAGGCCATTTGAATGAGCGCTTCAAATGTCCACATATCTTACTAGTTAGTTGGTCTAATGTGTTGGGCGGGAAATAAATGCAGGCACTGTTATGGTCATGGTCCCTTCTTTTATCTTTAATAGATTGTCTTTTTCattcctttttcattttaatatcCACATTCTCAGGCATTCTGTGTGTTACATTTGCCGATAAGATTGCAGGAAAGTTGCATTTCATAGGGCTAGATTTTATTCAAAAGCCAAAAGCACATCAACAGAACAAGGACAGAAATAAATATGCATGATATGTTTTTGTTGACAAGTTGAATAATAACTTCTATCAATGATTTTAGACTAGTATTATCTATTATCtatttaattgtattttgtagCAAAAAGGATGATTTGTGGAAAATATACAATGATTCCTGATTGACCGCTATATATACATGAGAACGTATCTAGACTGTCGCGTGAGAGCTAAAACGATAAATGTTGACCATACATGACTATACTATCACCATTAAAAATGCCATGTGAAAAAAGTTACATgactttgtttttaattttaattattcatgaTTAAATATAATGATTAAGATTTATGCTTCTCACTCTCACACTAAATTTTTTCTCGTATGATATATCTCATACAcacatgcatatatatatatatatatatatatcttaacTTTTGATTTTTAAAGTAATAGTTATAACTCTTTACAGTGGCTCCATTACTTTAGTAATCATTTATAGGCATCAAATATACGGTAAGAGTGAAGTAAAGATGGAGTAGCTTTCTCATACATTGGCAAAAAGTATAATGGGGAGTCCTAAGTGACAGATGAGCACCGGTAAGTTTGTTTTAGAACTGCAGGTTATGGTTAGTTCCATTGTTTAAAGCTAAAATTCAGAATTAACTTCAGCTCTCTTGGTCTCCTTACTAAAATTCCTAAAGAATTAACAGGACAAAGGTTGTCCAGTAATTAACTGAGTTTTGACAATTCACAAAGTTAATCACTGACCTGGACTGTCATTGTTCACAGTAAGTATTACGTCAAGTTCACTAGCATCCCAATCAGGATAAATCATAAATGATGCATctttttattgatttatttgtgGGTGATGAAGATCGTTTCCCTACTTCACACCTAACATCAACTCCCCAGCAAACTAACAACCTCTACCTAACGGAGCTCTTGAACAACAAGTATAACCCAAAGTAGTTAGCTAGCCCTTGCACCTTGACTTGACATAACAAGTGGCAGAGTGATAACATAACTTTTTGTTTTGTCTATTATTTGGTAATTGATACATAACACAAACAATTCTAAGGTAAATGAGAGGAAGAACGTATAATGGAGAAGATTTGGAAAGGAGGAGGCTTAGAGAAAATGGCTATTGAAGATACAAAGAAAATGTTAAGTATGTTTGACTTTGGAATGATGTTATCATTAGAACAAATAGTTGTCCCATCATTTACTTAGTAATTAACAAGTTTTAAAAACTTTTGTCTaatttcaccttttttttttgtctccacctttttaaaaatcaaatatggaataaataattttctttAGTCCATTTTTTTGCACTAATGATAATCACCAGGTAAAGttgtaaaataatttatctCGAAATATAGGGACTATAGGAGTTTTTTTCCCGCAGTAAAAGATATATGTACATAACCAATGATTGAAACATTATCAACACgcttaatgatttttttttgaaagtaaactGCAATTCTATTAAATGTCAATTGGCTCCTGAAGAGTTACATCAGAAATAACTAAAGGAAGAACGGCATCAGGAACCTCTTCAACCCATACAAAACCAGCATAGGTTGCAGCGTTCCTAGCTAAAAAGTCCGCAACAGTGTTACCCGTACGTCTAACAAAACTAAGATTAACATAATCAAAAGCAGAAACTAATAAACGACAATCTGAAATAATAGAACTATGATATGATCTGCCGGCCTCCTTCGCTTTCCAAGCCTTGAAAAGTTGTAGACAATCAGTGTCCAGTAAGATCCGGCGAAATCCTAAATCAATAGCCAATTGCATAGTCCACCTCATGTTCACGGCCTCTGCCAACAAGGGAGAAATAATAGAGAGAGGATAGGTGCAAGCTGCTGCCATAACTTCTCCCTCGCTATTCCTCGCCACCATGCCCATCCCAGCTGGACCATCAACAAGGAAAGATGCATCAAAATTGCATTTTATAATACCTGGACCAGGTCTCCTCCAACGCGCAGGGAAAGCCACCGCTGGTGCACTAGCTTGGTCGCGGACCTGGACCTCCTCCATGAAACCACGCGCACGTCCAAGGACAGCTTCTGTGACCACCTCACGCTGCTGAAAGCATTTCTGATTCTGTGCTTCCCAAAGAGCGTAGACAATCAACTATGCCATGGCAACAACCTCGTCGTCACCAAGTTGAATCACGACCCTCCAAAACTCTCGGAACGACGGAAAGGAGTCCCCCCTCACACCAATCTGAGACGCGAACCACACTCTCTTCGCTGTTGGGCAAAGCAAAAAGAGATGATCCTCATGCTCCATCGCTGAAGCACAGAAGTTGCACCTGGGATCAACGTCGACACGACGATGAAATAAACGCTTGTTCAGCGGCAAGTACCTAGAAATCGCACGCCAACAAGTCTCTTTGCATCGGGGCAAGGCTCTAGTTGCCCAGAAATCCTTCCAAAACCGAGGCTCCATACTGGACGAAGACGAGGACGTCGCTTGGTCTCTAGCAATCAACTGCCGCATGAAATTATAGCCTCCCTTGGACGTGTACTGTCCATTAGTGGAGTCAAGCCAACATAAAGCATCCATGCCCCCATGCATCCCTAGAGGAATTGATAAGATTCTAGCCGCGAAACTTGGGTTAAAGACCATCTCAATCAAGTCTTGCTTCCAACAATTGCTGGCAGGGTCAATAAGAGATGGATGacacataaattaaattaaactcGTCAACCAAATCTTGGCGGCAAATAAGGGTAGCTTCTCCCGGTACCCAATTGTTCGTCCATATGTTAACCGTGGACCCATCACCTATCCTCCAAATCCCTCCTCGCTCAAACATCCAAGCCGTTTTCAGGATACTCGTCCATGCATAGCTTGGACGATAACCTTTTTTAGCCTCACACATGGAGCAGGTATTAAAATAAACTCCTTTTTATACTCTAGCAACCAAGCTCTCTGGGCGAGTATAGATACGCCACCAATTTTTTGCCACTAAGGTCATATTAAAAGATTTGAAATCTCGGAAGCCTAGGCCTCCCTCTGCTTTACTTTTGCTCAAGTTTTCCCACTTTGTCCAATGCAGGCCACGCTTAGTAGGATCCCCACCCCAATAGAATTGAGCTATCATACTGTCAATATCTGCACAAATAGCATTAGGTAAAATAAAGCACGACATAACATAGCAGGAATAGCCTAGGCTACTGACTTAATCAGAACCTCACGCCCAACTCTCGAAATAGCATTAGGTAGGATCCCCACCCCAATAGAATCGAGCTATCATACTGTCAATATCTGCACAAATAGCATTAGGTAAAATAAAGCACGACATAACATAGCAGGGAATAGCCTGGGCTACTGACTTAATCAGAACCTCACGCCCAGCTCTCGAAAGGATTTTTTCTTTCCAACCTTTAAGCTTTTTCCAGACTCTATCTTtgacaaaattgaaaatttgggTTTTTGACTTACCAATGATAGTCGGAAAACCCAAATATCTGTCATAGATTTCCACCGCCTTTACTCCCAATAGCTGTTCAAGCTCATGAAAGAGATTATTAGCCACATTTCGGCTCACAGAAAGCATTGACTTGTCAAAGTTTATCATCTGGCCAGAGGCACGCTCATAAGTCCCAAGAATGTTTTTCAAACATTGGGCCTCCTCTACCGTCGCTCGTGCAAACAAGACACTGTCATATGTAAAAAGCAAATGATAAATAACAGGCGCGTGCCAACTAATTTTAATACCACTAATCTTAGATGACAACATAGCTCGTTCAATCAAAGCTGAAAAAACTTCTCCACAAAGAATAAATAAACAATCAAAGGTTAATGATCTTTAACTATCTATCAAATGTGACGAGTTGTGTTGGTCTTTTTAGTCCTTTATCTTTTAGAAAATCAAATGCACTATGAACGACACCattattaagattaagatttgCTCACGTATCATTAGATTCTAGAAATTATGATAAAGCCTTTATCATTGGGCCATTTAAAGACTTCAAATTTATTTACAAAATAACTAAACTCATAATCGAGATTAAGACTTCATGCGCTTGTAGTGATACACGTGTactttagaagaaaaaaatattttgattgCACATAACTTGTTGAATTCGACATAATCTTTGCTATTGGATTCCACTAATTATATAAACTTATTGTCTTCAATAATTTAGATGTTTCAattctaaaaatttaaaaataaaatagaggaAATTATGTTGCTATCATTTCTATGAAATCATTGAATAACTCAGCAAGAAGGATTAAAAAGATAATAGATGTAAAATTTAAGACTGAGAGAAGTTGAAACAGAGTTCAAAAGAGAATTAACCAAAGAATACAATCATCAAAATTTGTCTAGTAAGAGAGAGGTTTAAAAACTTAGAATTCCATAACTTCATATCTCATACCCTaagtttatatattattataaataatttagGGTTAAATTTTTTTAGTCCTTGCAAAATAAGGGTCAACTAGCATTagtgtctataaaaaaaattcatatct
This is a stretch of genomic DNA from Lotus japonicus ecotype B-129 chromosome 1, LjGifu_v1.2. It encodes these proteins:
- the LOC130710167 gene encoding bZIP transcription factor 18-like codes for the protein MSFPSHRRSQSEVHFRIPEDMDLEMDPFDAHFQDPGDLLSEYMDSGSKLQSPINAEDDDGAGAKNAWPGHRRSNSADASSSMLSEGIEAKKAMSPDKLAELWNVDPKRAKRILANRQSAARSKERKACYVLELERKIHSLQTEATTLSAQLNLFQRDTTGLSSENNELKLRLQAMEQQAKLCDALNEALKKEVDRLKMATGEVVTHADSFTLGMHHLSYSQAPFSLHQPQHGRSELQAMQMSHLHSLSSDVSTPHHQPMFDLSTPYDMSEMLSSDSIGQFQGLDIGHRVSHVLMPDGRSVSVNKIDNPF